Proteins found in one Deinococcus hopiensis KR-140 genomic segment:
- a CDS encoding PhzF family phenazine biosynthesis protein — MRRYDFVTVDVFTDRQFGGNPLAVFPDAQGISDTEMQALAAELNLSETTFVLPPKSPANTAHVRIFNRTAEMPFAGHPNVGTGFVLADRAQGGLLRFEEIAGLVEVRLHHGVGGAVTGATITAPQPLAIGDVLPLDLAAACAGIAADGIITASHPPTTAADGGNPRLLLEVTEAAMAAASPDLAAFRRAVAAIPSLGGKLSLYLYRREGVGLRARMFSPLSGTWEDAATGSAATPLAGFLLHLSGAKSGAWEIIQGVEMGRPSLLRTTAWQTPEGICASVGGDCVPVFRGEAMLPSAMAL; from the coding sequence ATGCGCCGCTACGACTTCGTCACAGTGGATGTTTTTACAGACCGGCAATTCGGTGGTAACCCGCTCGCGGTCTTCCCTGACGCGCAGGGCATCTCGGATACCGAGATGCAGGCGCTGGCAGCTGAGCTCAACCTGTCTGAAACCACCTTCGTCTTGCCACCCAAAAGTCCGGCGAATACCGCCCACGTCCGTATCTTCAACCGTACTGCTGAGATGCCCTTCGCTGGGCATCCCAATGTCGGTACGGGCTTTGTGCTGGCTGACCGGGCGCAGGGCGGCCTGCTCCGCTTTGAGGAAATCGCCGGACTGGTCGAGGTGCGGCTCCACCACGGCGTGGGCGGGGCAGTCACCGGCGCGACCATCACCGCGCCGCAGCCTCTGGCCATCGGAGACGTGCTGCCGCTTGACCTCGCGGCTGCCTGCGCTGGGATCGCGGCGGACGGGATCATCACTGCAAGTCATCCGCCGACCACCGCTGCGGATGGTGGCAACCCGCGCCTGCTGCTGGAGGTGACGGAGGCAGCGATGGCCGCCGCCTCACCCGACCTGGCCGCCTTCCGCCGAGCAGTGGCGGCGATACCCTCGCTCGGTGGCAAGCTCTCGCTCTACCTCTACCGCCGGGAAGGAGTGGGGTTACGCGCCCGGATGTTCTCACCCCTTTCTGGCACCTGGGAGGATGCAGCGACCGGCAGCGCAGCGACGCCACTGGCCGGCTTCTTGCTGCACCTCTCGGGTGCCAAGAGCGGCGCTTGGGAGATCATCCAGGGAGTTGAGATGGGTCGCCCCAGCCTGTTACGGACCACCGCCTGGCAGACACCAGAGGGCATCTGCGCCAGCGTTGGTGGTGACTGCGTGCCGGTGTTTCGGGGCGAGGCCATGCTGCCGAGCGCCATGGCCCTGTAA
- a CDS encoding transposase produces the protein MGKQRKTWTTDTKEQIVLAVLGGQLSVAEAAQQHGVDESLIHAWKAQFLEAGRARLAGDRQEDRHTELERENERLKVLVGEKESALQIAKKVRGL, from the coding sequence ATGGGCAAGCAACGGAAAACCTGGACAACCGACACGAAAGAGCAGATTGTTCTGGCCGTCCTCGGTGGGCAACTCAGCGTTGCTGAAGCGGCACAGCAGCACGGCGTCGACGAGAGCCTGATTCACGCCTGGAAAGCACAGTTCCTCGAGGCGGGCCGTGCCCGCCTCGCTGGAGATCGCCAGGAGGACCGGCACACGGAGCTGGAACGCGAGAACGAACGACTGAAGGTACTCGTCGGCGAAAAGGAGTCGGCCCTCCAGATCGCAAAAAAAGTGCGGGGTCTCTGA
- a CDS encoding integrase core domain-containing protein: MKVIPIEVFLDVTCVLITHPAIYGNHFSSVSAVYETLWPASRRVQVDATRFSLGDGVYWAYLVLDVETRCLLHLHVLRSLSESGAVSALQAGLQVLRDLGIQEDVLVMTDGGSDFTSAAFQDACERVGQWTRARVSQKGGMGILERTNRTLKYEFVFREEFGCMQELRHGTVRFRDGYNQVRLHSALGHACPWAKLLEAPKSRNAA, from the coding sequence ATGAAAGTCATACCTATTGAAGTCTTCCTAGATGTGACCTGCGTCCTCATCACACATCCAGCCATATACGGGAATCACTTTAGTTCCGTATCAGCCGTCTATGAGACCTTGTGGCCTGCGAGCCGCCGGGTTCAGGTTGACGCCACGCGTTTCAGTCTGGGGGATGGGGTCTACTGGGCGTATCTGGTCCTGGATGTGGAGACGCGGTGCCTGCTGCATCTCCACGTCCTCCGCAGCCTTTCTGAAAGCGGCGCGGTCTCCGCGCTGCAGGCGGGGCTCCAGGTCCTTCGCGACCTCGGCATTCAGGAGGACGTGCTGGTCATGACAGACGGTGGCTCGGATTTCACCTCAGCGGCCTTTCAGGACGCGTGTGAGCGGGTCGGCCAGTGGACTCGCGCGAGGGTCTCCCAAAAAGGAGGAATGGGAATCCTGGAGAGAACCAACCGCACCCTGAAGTACGAGTTCGTCTTCCGAGAAGAGTTCGGCTGTATGCAGGAATTGCGCCACGGAACCGTTCGGTTCCGGGACGGGTACAACCAGGTTCGGCTCCACTCAGCCTTAGGCCATGCCTGCCCCTGGGCCAAGCTGCTCGAAGCGCCAAAGTCTCGCAACGCCGCTTGA
- a CDS encoding glycerophosphodiester phosphodiesterase: protein MTPLLLGHRGTPLLHRENTVPGFQAAIDHGLDGVEWDVRPLGDGTLVLHHDPQLTDGRWLRELEQTALPKYVPTLEAGLAWAVETGAYVNVELKAECGRPGPWVLQTLDAIRVHGLTGQVIVSSFSPLILRTSLEHAPSIERGLLIHQASRLGLRLPALMRAVDATALHPQSKLVSRSLINAAHAQGWRINTWTVNDAAEVQRLVALGIDGLIGDVPDVLLIARCP, encoded by the coding sequence ATGACCCCTTTGCTCCTGGGCCACCGAGGAACACCCCTACTCCATCGGGAGAACACAGTGCCCGGGTTTCAGGCCGCCATCGATCACGGTTTGGACGGCGTGGAATGGGATGTCCGTCCCCTCGGAGACGGAACTCTGGTGCTCCACCATGACCCACAGCTCACAGATGGTCGCTGGCTCCGAGAACTGGAACAGACGGCGTTGCCAAAGTACGTTCCCACCCTGGAGGCCGGCCTGGCCTGGGCGGTGGAGACAGGAGCTTACGTCAATGTGGAACTCAAGGCAGAATGTGGGCGGCCCGGTCCCTGGGTCCTCCAGACACTGGACGCGATTCGGGTGCATGGCCTCACCGGGCAGGTCATCGTCAGCAGTTTCAGCCCCCTGATTCTCCGCACGTCGCTTGAACATGCGCCGTCCATTGAAAGGGGTCTGCTCATTCACCAGGCCTCCCGCTTGGGGCTGCGCCTGCCTGCGCTGATGCGTGCGGTGGACGCCACCGCCCTGCATCCACAGTCAAAGCTGGTGAGCCGTTCGCTGATAAACGCAGCGCATGCCCAGGGATGGCGTATCAATACCTGGACCGTCAATGACGCGGCGGAGGTTCAGCGTTTGGTGGCGTTAGGCATAGACGGCTTGATAGGCGACGTGCCCGATGTTCTGCTGATCGCCCGCTGCCCATAA
- a CDS encoding ABC transporter substrate-binding protein, with translation MTLFLAGTATAQTTVEFWHSFGDAKRSGWIQARAEEYNRAHPNVKVVPSYKGSYNDSLQATILAARQNKAPALVQIFEVGSQLALDSGVFQPISSVKNVDFSDYIKPVINYYTIGGKVNSLPFNSSSPVLYFNQDLMKKAGLNPKTPPTTFGALLKACQKIEAAKLGVTCFGMSLNGWFVEQWMAQQGATLLNNGNGRSSRATATNLNSVAAKNIFSFFKTLQDNKAFTYTGKLEDWDGSDAIFTNQKTVFHITSTADIGNIRDAAQKSGFTLGVGVLPIANGTKRSGVVIGGASLWISKGVGRAQAEGALDFALYMTNTKNMADWHKLTGYYPVRQSSIELLRKQGWFTQTPLQLVAFNQLTRTVPSPATAGGLNGTAIQTRKIIEEGLQKVLAGQSVDAALQETKARADAALSEYNANFK, from the coding sequence ATGACGCTGTTCCTGGCAGGAACGGCTACAGCGCAGACCACCGTTGAATTCTGGCACTCTTTCGGAGATGCCAAGCGCTCGGGCTGGATACAGGCGCGAGCAGAAGAATATAACAGGGCCCATCCTAATGTTAAAGTTGTGCCTTCATACAAGGGAAGCTACAATGATAGTCTCCAGGCGACCATTTTAGCCGCCCGCCAGAACAAAGCGCCTGCACTGGTGCAGATCTTTGAAGTGGGAAGTCAGCTGGCACTCGACAGCGGAGTATTTCAACCAATCAGTAGTGTTAAGAATGTAGACTTCTCAGATTACATAAAGCCGGTAATTAACTATTATACCATCGGAGGGAAAGTGAACAGCTTGCCTTTCAATTCAAGCAGTCCAGTATTGTATTTCAACCAGGACTTGATGAAGAAGGCGGGTTTGAACCCCAAGACGCCTCCTACGACGTTCGGTGCGTTGCTCAAGGCCTGTCAGAAGATTGAGGCGGCCAAGCTGGGCGTAACCTGCTTCGGCATGAGCCTGAACGGCTGGTTTGTCGAGCAGTGGATGGCGCAGCAGGGGGCCACACTGCTGAACAACGGCAACGGGCGCAGTAGCCGCGCCACAGCGACCAATCTGAACAGTGTTGCCGCGAAAAACATCTTTTCCTTCTTCAAGACGCTTCAGGACAACAAGGCCTTTACCTACACGGGCAAGCTCGAAGACTGGGACGGCAGCGACGCCATCTTTACCAACCAGAAAACGGTCTTCCACATCACCTCGACCGCCGATATCGGCAACATCCGCGACGCGGCGCAAAAAAGCGGCTTTACCCTCGGGGTGGGCGTGCTGCCCATCGCAAACGGTACCAAGCGGAGCGGCGTCGTGATCGGTGGAGCCAGCCTGTGGATTTCCAAGGGTGTTGGTCGGGCGCAGGCCGAGGGAGCGCTGGACTTCGCGCTTTACATGACCAATACCAAGAACATGGCGGACTGGCACAAGTTGACCGGGTACTACCCTGTGCGTCAGAGCAGCATCGAACTGCTTCGCAAACAGGGCTGGTTTACCCAGACGCCCCTGCAACTCGTCGCGTTTAACCAGCTGACCCGCACGGTGCCCAGCCCGGCCACGGCGGGCGGCCTCAACGGGACGGCCATCCAGACACGCAAGATTATCGAAGAGGGTCTTCAGAAGGTTCTGGCGGGCCAGAGCGTCGACGCCGCCCTGCAAGAAACCAAGGCCCGGGCCGACGCGGCCCTGAGCGAATACAACGCCAACTTCAAGTAA
- a CDS encoding carbohydrate ABC transporter permease produces the protein MLKPDRTRAAAEERAVFQGRALPWAFLLPSLLILAGFIYLPAVQTLRLAAYRANVILGTEQFVGLGNLANLLLSPAYRQVALQTLVFTVLTVGLGLLSALGLAWLASRPVRGAPVYRLLLIYPYALSPAIAGTLWLFLFNPEIGVVNQLLGALFDVRPRWLDTPVLAFGLVTLAAIWKGLAYNIVFYLASIQNLPGDVLEAAEIDGACARQVFWKVVCPLLTPITFFLVLTNIVSALFDSFALTDILTKGGPYIGHAGITTFLVYQLYQDGFVNFKTGAAAAQAALMLALVAFVTWMQFRLGERRVHYGA, from the coding sequence ATGCTTAAGCCCGACCGCACCCGCGCCGCCGCCGAGGAACGCGCCGTCTTTCAGGGACGGGCGTTGCCCTGGGCCTTTTTGCTGCCCAGCCTGCTCATCCTGGCGGGCTTTATTTACCTTCCGGCTGTGCAAACGCTGCGGCTGGCGGCCTACCGTGCCAACGTCATTCTGGGTACCGAGCAGTTTGTGGGCCTGGGCAATCTGGCCAACCTCCTGTTGAGCCCAGCGTACCGTCAGGTGGCGCTTCAGACGCTGGTGTTTACGGTGTTGACCGTCGGGCTGGGGCTGCTGAGCGCCCTGGGTCTGGCCTGGCTGGCGAGCCGTCCGGTGCGCGGCGCGCCGGTCTACCGGCTCCTGCTGATCTATCCCTACGCCCTCAGTCCAGCCATCGCCGGAACCCTGTGGCTGTTTCTCTTCAATCCCGAGATCGGCGTGGTCAATCAACTGCTGGGCGCCCTGTTTGACGTACGCCCCCGCTGGTTGGACACCCCCGTGCTCGCGTTTGGCCTGGTGACGCTCGCGGCCATCTGGAAGGGGCTGGCCTACAACATCGTGTTCTACTTGGCGAGCATCCAGAACCTGCCGGGCGACGTGCTGGAAGCGGCGGAAATCGACGGGGCTTGCGCAAGGCAGGTGTTCTGGAAGGTCGTTTGTCCCCTTCTGACGCCAATCACATTTTTCCTGGTGCTGACCAACATCGTCTCTGCCCTGTTCGACTCGTTTGCACTGACCGACATCCTGACCAAGGGTGGACCCTACATCGGCCACGCTGGAATCACGACCTTTCTGGTGTATCAGCTCTATCAAGACGGCTTTGTGAACTTCAAGACCGGGGCGGCTGCGGCGCAGGCGGCCCTGATGCTGGCGCTGGTGGCTTTCGTCACCTGGATGCAGTTCCGGTTGGGAGAGCGGCGGGTGCATTACGGTGCTTAA
- a CDS encoding carbohydrate ABC transporter permease, translating to MWITHLILNLAVLLISAPLLFALIKATQVSSDVLSARLWPGGAFVHNLSGIWREAHLGHFMLNSLLVAVCVTLGKTVLSLLAALAFVYFRFPLKGVAFTLVLLSLMLPTEVLIIALFDFVSRDLKWADTYAAIIVPFLASATGTFLFRQHFLNIPTSLADAARIDGCGPLLYLTRILVPMSWNTIGALGVIQFVYAWDQYIWPLVILQQDDKQVVQVGLRRLIEVGGQTDWGAVMAGAIVTMLPPLVVFTALQKQFSRGFALTEDK from the coding sequence GTGTGGATCACCCACCTGATTCTCAACCTGGCCGTGCTGCTGATCAGCGCGCCACTCCTGTTCGCGCTGATCAAAGCCACCCAGGTGTCGAGCGACGTGTTGAGCGCGCGGTTGTGGCCTGGTGGGGCATTCGTTCACAACCTCTCGGGCATCTGGAGAGAAGCGCACCTCGGGCATTTCATGCTCAACAGCCTGTTGGTGGCCGTGTGCGTGACGCTCGGCAAGACTGTGCTGTCCCTGCTCGCCGCACTCGCGTTCGTCTACTTCCGTTTTCCACTCAAGGGTGTCGCCTTTACGCTGGTGCTGCTGTCGCTGATGCTGCCGACCGAGGTCTTGATCATCGCCTTGTTCGACTTTGTCAGCCGAGACCTGAAGTGGGCCGACACCTACGCCGCCATCATCGTGCCCTTTCTGGCAAGCGCTACAGGCACCTTTCTCTTTCGTCAGCACTTTCTGAATATTCCGACCAGCCTCGCCGACGCCGCACGCATCGATGGCTGCGGCCCACTGCTATACCTCACGCGAATATTGGTGCCAATGAGTTGGAACACCATCGGCGCGCTCGGGGTAATTCAGTTCGTGTATGCCTGGGACCAGTACATTTGGCCGCTGGTAATCTTACAGCAAGACGACAAACAGGTCGTGCAGGTGGGGCTGCGCCGCTTGATCGAGGTGGGCGGCCAGACGGACTGGGGAGCCGTCATGGCCGGAGCCATCGTCACGATGCTTCCCCCGCTGGTGGTTTTTACCGCTCTGCAGAAGCAGTTCAGCCGAGGCTTTGCCTTGACGGAGGACAAGTGA
- a CDS encoding IS3 family transposase — protein MRGARPKEVSVRRLCELHGVNRSWFYEQQGREEMDADQALSQDIEAVVVEFDGYGYRRVTRELARRGRPVNHKRVLRVMRERRLLCRPKRRYRATTDSNHNEKRFPNLLREVVPVRPDQVWQADLTYVRVRQGFVYLACVLDGFTREVVGWSMSKFLDADLPLAALNNALAARCPAPGLLHHSDQGVQYASRVYVDRLRSAGITPSMSRTGNPYDNAKMESFYKTLKTEEVDLQEYVDLDDARRHIEFFIADLYNRRRLHSSLGYVPPAEFAARYTTAQM, from the coding sequence ATGCGCGGAGCGCGCCCAAAAGAGGTGTCGGTGCGTCGTCTGTGTGAGCTGCACGGGGTTAATCGCTCGTGGTTCTACGAACAGCAGGGCCGGGAGGAGATGGACGCCGATCAGGCGTTGTCCCAGGACATTGAGGCCGTAGTGGTGGAGTTCGACGGATACGGATATCGGCGTGTCACCCGCGAGTTGGCCCGACGAGGCCGCCCAGTGAACCACAAGCGCGTGTTGAGAGTCATGCGGGAACGCCGGTTGCTCTGCCGCCCGAAGCGCCGCTATCGGGCGACAACCGATTCCAACCACAACGAGAAGCGCTTCCCAAATCTGCTACGCGAAGTCGTCCCAGTACGGCCAGATCAGGTCTGGCAAGCCGATCTGACCTACGTGCGAGTCCGCCAAGGCTTTGTGTACCTGGCCTGCGTGCTGGACGGTTTTACCCGTGAGGTGGTGGGCTGGTCCATGTCAAAGTTTCTGGACGCAGATTTACCGCTGGCAGCGCTCAACAACGCGCTTGCAGCGCGTTGTCCTGCCCCCGGTCTGCTGCACCATTCGGACCAGGGCGTGCAATACGCCAGTCGGGTGTACGTGGACCGCTTGCGGTCCGCAGGAATCACGCCAAGTATGTCCAGGACAGGCAATCCCTATGACAACGCCAAAATGGAGAGCTTCTACAAGACCCTGAAGACTGAGGAGGTCGATCTGCAAGAATACGTCGATCTGGACGACGCTCGACGACACATCGAGTTCTTTATTGCGGACCTGTACAACCGTCGCCGACTGCACTCCAGCCTGGGGTACGTTCCACCCGCCGAGTTCGCCGCCCGCTACACTACCGCCCAGATGTGA
- a CDS encoding transposase, whose product MPGRTHSREFKLDIVNQVDGGQKTTAQLCREHALSPSLIHRWRKEVEVRGEMAFTDQAKPDQSLEQRIAELERFCGQLSLENTILKKSLATYRSKQGTK is encoded by the coding sequence ATGCCCGGACGTACCCACAGCCGTGAGTTCAAGCTCGACATCGTGAATCAAGTTGACGGGGGTCAAAAGACGACCGCTCAGCTCTGCCGAGAACACGCTCTCTCGCCCAGTCTGATCCACCGCTGGCGGAAGGAGGTCGAGGTGCGTGGGGAAATGGCCTTCACCGACCAGGCCAAGCCCGACCAGTCGTTGGAACAGCGAATCGCCGAGTTGGAACGGTTTTGCGGGCAGTTGTCGTTGGAGAACACAATCCTAAAAAAGTCGTTGGCGACGTACCGCTCGAAACAAGGCACCAAATGA
- a CDS encoding transposase — translation MRGLFPVRPTVLLMNQAGMHASASVGQHRQRWKEQGLVIASLPSYSPELNWVEGQRRKLKYHTLPDRHHASRADLRRAVQAATSGAPPHDLLPSREPLPCRARSAKRLKGRTS, via the coding sequence CTGCGGGGTCTGTTCCCGGTGCGGCCCACGGTGCTCCTGATGAACCAGGCGGGCATGCACGCCAGTGCCAGCGTGGGTCAACACCGCCAACGTTGGAAAGAACAGGGCCTGGTGATTGCGTCTCTCCCGTCCTACAGCCCGGAACTGAACTGGGTGGAGGGACAGCGGCGCAAGCTCAAATACCACACCCTCCCAGACCGTCATCACGCTTCCAGAGCAGATCTTCGGCGGGCTGTTCAGGCCGCCACCTCTGGGGCACCGCCGCATGATCTTCTGCCCTCCCGCGAGCCACTTCCCTGCCGCGCCAGATCCGCAAAGCGCCTGAAGGGCAGAACCTCGTGA